In one window of Ovis aries strain OAR_USU_Benz2616 breed Rambouillet chromosome 3, ARS-UI_Ramb_v3.0, whole genome shotgun sequence DNA:
- the TMEM203 gene encoding transmembrane protein 203, protein MLFSLRELVQWLGFATFEIFVHLLALLVFSVLLALRVDGLAPGLSWWNVFVPFFAADGLSTYFTTIVSVRLFQDGEKRLAVLRLFWVLTVLSLKFVFEMLLCQKLVEQTRELWFGLITSPAFILLQLLMIRACRVN, encoded by the coding sequence ATGCTCTTCTCGCTCCGGGAGCTGGTGCAGTGGCTGGGCTTCGCCACCTTCGAGATCTTCGTGCACTTGCTGGCCCTGTTGGTGTTCTCTGTGCTGCTAGCCCTGCGTGTGGACGGCCTGGCTCCTGGCCTCTCCTGGTGGAACGTCTTTGTGCCCTTCTTCGCTGCTGATGGGCTCAGCACCTACTTCACCACCATCGTCTCCGTGCGACTCTTCCAGGATGGAGAGAAGCGGCTGGCCGTGCTCCGCCTTTTCTGGGTCCTCACAGTTCTCAGCCTGAAGTTCGTTTTCGAGATGTTGTTGTGCCAGAAGTTGGTGGAGCAAACGAGAGAGCTTTGGTTCGGCCTGATCACGTCTCCGGCCTTCATTCTCCTGCAGCTGCTCATGATCCGCGCCTGCCGAGTCAACTAG
- the TPRN gene encoding taperin isoform X2, with product MAGLGRPGPAPRAAMPAWKREILERKRAKLAALGGGAALVAGAGATETAGPATEPLVLAESLGPLRENPFMRLESERRHGARRGGGAGVAGPGARPAEQLLELYCCVPGVRTIRADNILIIESAPGFPSAPAPSPGLGPGGTAHIRAAEVLVYEASPPPGRVSRLLQKFDPPAAPRRRGSPERVRPTPPPSPGPAVPRVGERAACFQSDPERCGSGLGPRPRRSDFLHKTSSNSFTVHPRGLRHSAGARPLPNGPAAPESRAGSAKGFEGSAPGPGEWKPKVESGEAPAHQSPSQGTPSATPAAAPALPTLSPSSATPSQRQRVSAAASANDSFEIRPAPKPDMGRIPAGDFQARALASLRVNSRNSFVVIPKRKTSGAPPGEGRRSMAPPEEEVGWASQHPEPEAQQVPGVDDVFSAGRSPSRIEEGGSPAPATALVDPAIRWQRPPSPPPSPQAATEAEPAQGFQTPGLANSGREPGRPGLPITFIDEVDSEDEVPQEAKLPCSGAGAPPQYHPHPTRPGHLSELQRRGGNTFTVVPKRKPGAVQANGVARPREAEEEEPGRVSEPPAAVGTSPKKRYPTVHEIEVIGGYLALQKSCLTKAGSSRKKLRPARGPPRPAAGPSLTRHLPPDEDLLQR from the exons ATGGCCGGCTTGGGGCGGCCGGGCCCAGCGCCCCGCGCCGCGATGCCTGCCTGGAAGCGAGAGATCCTCGAGCGAAAGCGGGCTAAGCTGGCGGCTTTGGGCGGGGGCGCGGCGCTGGTCGCTGGGGCGGGCGCGACGGAGACCGCGGGGCCGGCTACCGAGCCGCTGGTGCTGGCCGAGAGCCTGGGCCCGCTGCGCGAAAACCCGTTCATGCGGCTCGAGTCGGAGCGGCGGCACGGGGCGCGGCGCGGCGGGGGCGCGGGCGTGGCGGGGCCCGGAGCGCGGCCCGCGGAGCAGCTGCTGGAGCTGTACTGCTGCGTGCCCGGAGTGCGCACCATCCGAGCCGACAACATCCTCATCATCGAGTCGGCGCCCGGCTTTCCGTCCGCGCCCGCGCCCAGCCCGGGCCTCGGTCCTGGCGGGACCGCCCACATCCGAGCCGCGGAGGTGCTTGTGTACGAGGCATCGCCGCCGCCCGGCCGCGTCAGCCGCCTGCTCCAGAAGTTCGACCCGCCGGCCGCGCCGCGCCGCCGCGGGAGCCCGGAGCGCGTCCGCCCCACGCCACCGCCCTCTCCGGGCCCGGCCGTTCCGCGCGTGGGCGAGCGCGCCGCCTGCTTCCAGTCCGACCCGGAGCGCTGCGGCTCAGGCCTTGGCCCCAGGCCCCGGCGCAGCGACTTCCTGCACAAGACCAGCAGCAACTCGTTCACTGTCCACCCGCGGGGCCTGCGCCATAGCGCGGGCGCTCGCCCACTCCCCAACGGGCCCGCGGCCCCGGAGTCCCGGGCCGGCTCTGCCAAGGGCTTTGAGGGCTCCGCGCCTGGGCCAGGCGAGTGGAAGCCAAAGGTGGAGTCGGGGGAGGCCCCCGCCCACCAGTCCCCCAGCCAGGGGACCCCCAGTGCCACTCCAGCCGCGGCTCCGGCCCTGCCCACGCTCAGCCCTTCCAGTGCCACTCCCAGCCAGCGCCAGCGGGTCTCCGCGGCCGCCAGCGCCAATGACTCCTTCGAGATCCGGCCAGCCCCCAAGCCAGACATGGGCAGGATCCCTGCTGGGGATTTCCAGGCCCGGGCTCTGGCCAGCCTTCGAGTGAACTCTCGAAACTCTTTCGTAGTCATCCCCAAGCGCAAGACCTCTGGGGCTcctcctggggaagggaggcGGTCCATGGCGCCTCCAGAGGAAGAAGTTGGCTGGGCCTCCCAGCACCCAGAGCCTGAAGCCCAGCAGGTGCCTGGAGTGGATGATGTGTTTTCAGCGGGGAGGAGCCCCTCCAGGATCGAGGAGGGGGGCAGCCCCGCACCCGCCACTGCCCTTGTGGACCCTGCCATCAGGTGGCAGAGGCCGCCCTCACCACCGCCGTCTCCACAGGCCGCCACTGAAGCTGAGCCTGCCCAGGGCTTCCAGACTCCTGGCTTGGCCAACAGTGGCAGGGAGCCTGGGCGGCCAGGGCTGCCCATCACTTTCATTGATGAGGTGGACTCGGAGGACGAGGTTCCCCAAGAAGCCAAACTGCCCTGCTCCGGGGCTGGCGCGCCTCCCCAGTACCACCCACATCCGACCAGGCCTGGGCACTTGTCAGAGCTCCAGCGTCGGGGTGGCAACACCTTCACAGTGGTGCCTAAGAGGAAGCCAGGGGCTGTGCAGGCCAATGGCGTGGCCAGGCCAAGGGAGGCCGAGGAAGAGGAGCCAGGCAGAGTTTCAGAGCCCCCTGCTGCCGTGGGGACCTCGCCGAAGAAGCGCTACCCCACCGTGCACGAGATCGAGGTGATCGGTGGCTATCTGGCCCTGCAGAAGTCCTGTCTCACCAAGGCTGGCTCCTCAAGAAAGAAG CTCCGTCCAGCTAGAGGACCCCCAAGGCCCGCAGCAGGGCCTTCGCTGACGCGCCACCTGCCCCCAGATGAAGATCTCCTTCAACGATGA
- the TPRN gene encoding taperin isoform X1 — protein sequence MAGLGRPGPAPRAAMPAWKREILERKRAKLAALGGGAALVAGAGATETAGPATEPLVLAESLGPLRENPFMRLESERRHGARRGGGAGVAGPGARPAEQLLELYCCVPGVRTIRADNILIIESAPGFPSAPAPSPGLGPGGTAHIRAAEVLVYEASPPPGRVSRLLQKFDPPAAPRRRGSPERVRPTPPPSPGPAVPRVGERAACFQSDPERCGSGLGPRPRRSDFLHKTSSNSFTVHPRGLRHSAGARPLPNGPAAPESRAGSAKGFEGSAPGPGEWKPKVESGEAPAHQSPSQGTPSATPAAAPALPTLSPSSATPSQRQRVSAAASANDSFEIRPAPKPDMGRIPAGDFQARALASLRVNSRNSFVVIPKRKTSGAPPGEGRRSMAPPEEEVGWASQHPEPEAQQVPGVDDVFSAGRSPSRIEEGGSPAPATALVDPAIRWQRPPSPPPSPQAATEAEPAQGFQTPGLANSGREPGRPGLPITFIDEVDSEDEVPQEAKLPCSGAGAPPQYHPHPTRPGHLSELQRRGGNTFTVVPKRKPGAVQANGVARPREAEEEEPGRVSEPPAAVGTSPKKRYPTVHEIEVIGGYLALQKSCLTKAGSSRKKMKISFNDESLQTTFEYPPESSLQEAEAAEEEEEEDAAEDAEAYGPDGAAEKPLMLFLPRATFVSSVGPESPRLPDGSSGLSSYTPKHSVAFSKWPEQVLERAPSAEEAPSKEVMLTPASQNDLSDFRSEPALYF from the exons ATGGCCGGCTTGGGGCGGCCGGGCCCAGCGCCCCGCGCCGCGATGCCTGCCTGGAAGCGAGAGATCCTCGAGCGAAAGCGGGCTAAGCTGGCGGCTTTGGGCGGGGGCGCGGCGCTGGTCGCTGGGGCGGGCGCGACGGAGACCGCGGGGCCGGCTACCGAGCCGCTGGTGCTGGCCGAGAGCCTGGGCCCGCTGCGCGAAAACCCGTTCATGCGGCTCGAGTCGGAGCGGCGGCACGGGGCGCGGCGCGGCGGGGGCGCGGGCGTGGCGGGGCCCGGAGCGCGGCCCGCGGAGCAGCTGCTGGAGCTGTACTGCTGCGTGCCCGGAGTGCGCACCATCCGAGCCGACAACATCCTCATCATCGAGTCGGCGCCCGGCTTTCCGTCCGCGCCCGCGCCCAGCCCGGGCCTCGGTCCTGGCGGGACCGCCCACATCCGAGCCGCGGAGGTGCTTGTGTACGAGGCATCGCCGCCGCCCGGCCGCGTCAGCCGCCTGCTCCAGAAGTTCGACCCGCCGGCCGCGCCGCGCCGCCGCGGGAGCCCGGAGCGCGTCCGCCCCACGCCACCGCCCTCTCCGGGCCCGGCCGTTCCGCGCGTGGGCGAGCGCGCCGCCTGCTTCCAGTCCGACCCGGAGCGCTGCGGCTCAGGCCTTGGCCCCAGGCCCCGGCGCAGCGACTTCCTGCACAAGACCAGCAGCAACTCGTTCACTGTCCACCCGCGGGGCCTGCGCCATAGCGCGGGCGCTCGCCCACTCCCCAACGGGCCCGCGGCCCCGGAGTCCCGGGCCGGCTCTGCCAAGGGCTTTGAGGGCTCCGCGCCTGGGCCAGGCGAGTGGAAGCCAAAGGTGGAGTCGGGGGAGGCCCCCGCCCACCAGTCCCCCAGCCAGGGGACCCCCAGTGCCACTCCAGCCGCGGCTCCGGCCCTGCCCACGCTCAGCCCTTCCAGTGCCACTCCCAGCCAGCGCCAGCGGGTCTCCGCGGCCGCCAGCGCCAATGACTCCTTCGAGATCCGGCCAGCCCCCAAGCCAGACATGGGCAGGATCCCTGCTGGGGATTTCCAGGCCCGGGCTCTGGCCAGCCTTCGAGTGAACTCTCGAAACTCTTTCGTAGTCATCCCCAAGCGCAAGACCTCTGGGGCTcctcctggggaagggaggcGGTCCATGGCGCCTCCAGAGGAAGAAGTTGGCTGGGCCTCCCAGCACCCAGAGCCTGAAGCCCAGCAGGTGCCTGGAGTGGATGATGTGTTTTCAGCGGGGAGGAGCCCCTCCAGGATCGAGGAGGGGGGCAGCCCCGCACCCGCCACTGCCCTTGTGGACCCTGCCATCAGGTGGCAGAGGCCGCCCTCACCACCGCCGTCTCCACAGGCCGCCACTGAAGCTGAGCCTGCCCAGGGCTTCCAGACTCCTGGCTTGGCCAACAGTGGCAGGGAGCCTGGGCGGCCAGGGCTGCCCATCACTTTCATTGATGAGGTGGACTCGGAGGACGAGGTTCCCCAAGAAGCCAAACTGCCCTGCTCCGGGGCTGGCGCGCCTCCCCAGTACCACCCACATCCGACCAGGCCTGGGCACTTGTCAGAGCTCCAGCGTCGGGGTGGCAACACCTTCACAGTGGTGCCTAAGAGGAAGCCAGGGGCTGTGCAGGCCAATGGCGTGGCCAGGCCAAGGGAGGCCGAGGAAGAGGAGCCAGGCAGAGTTTCAGAGCCCCCTGCTGCCGTGGGGACCTCGCCGAAGAAGCGCTACCCCACCGTGCACGAGATCGAGGTGATCGGTGGCTATCTGGCCCTGCAGAAGTCCTGTCTCACCAAGGCTGGCTCCTCAAGAAAGAAG ATGAAGATCTCCTTCAACGATGAGAGCCTGCAGACCACGTTTGAGTACCCCCCTGAAAGCTCCCTGCAGGAGGCGGAGgcggcagaggaggaggaggaggaggacgcaGCGGAGGACGCGGAGGCTTACGGCCCTGATGGTGCCGCGGAGAAGCCCCTCATGCTGTTCCTGCCCCGGGCCACGTTCGTGAGCAGCGTGGGGCCTGAGAGCCCACGGCTGCCAGACGGCAGCTCCG GCTTGTCCAGCTACACGCCGAAGCACTCCGTGGCTTTCAGCAAGTGGCCGGAGCAGGTGCTGGAGCGGGCTCCGAGTGCGGAGGAGGCCCCGTCCAAGGAGGTCATG CTCACCCCCGCCAGTCAGAACGACCTCTCGGACTTCCGAAGCGAGCCAGCCCTTTACTTCTGA
- the SSNA1 gene encoding microtubule nucleation factor SSNA1 codes for MTQQGAALQNYNNELVKCIEELCQKREELCRQIQQEEEEKQRLQNEVRQLTEKLARVNENLARKIASRNEFDRTIAETEAAYLKILESSQTLLSVLKREAGNLTKATASEQKSSGGKES; via the exons ATGACCCAGCAGGGCGCGGCGCTGCAGAATTACAACAACGAGCTGGTCAAGT GCATCGAGGAGCTGTGCCAGAAGCGGGAGGAGCTGTGCCGGCAGAtacagcaggaggaggaggaaaagcagaGGCTGCAGAACGAGGTGAGGCAGCTGACGGAGAAGCTGGCCCGAGTCAACGAGAACCTGGCGCGCAAGATCGCCTCTCGGAACGAGTTCGATCGGACCATCGCGGAGACAGAAGCCGCCTACCTCAAG ATCCTGGAGAGCTCGCAGACTCTGCTTAGTGTCCTGAAGCGAGAAGCGGGGAACCTGACGAAGGCTACAGCCTCAGAGCAGAAGAGCAGTGGAGGCAAAGAGAGTTGA